The Dehalobacter sp. DCM sequence ATTCGTTTCTAATACCCATTGTGTTTCTGTTTCAAAGCCATCGTTTAACGAGCCTTCCTGGCTTTGTGCTTCAACTATCTCACCAAGATACACCCGTAAGACATTCGGTATTTCCATATCCCTTTTACCTATACCATAGCCTATCCGATTGGCAGTAAAAGCCGGGCGATCCGTGTATTCCTGCACAATTGTCTTTAGGATGGCAGCGCCCGTCGGTGTTGTTGTCTCAAAAGCAACGCGCCCATATTTGACAGGTACTCCTTGCAGAAGCTCTGTCACTGCAGGAGCCGGGACGGGCAGCACGCCATGCTCGCAGCGCACAAAGCCGCCTCCGAGCTCGATACTGGAAGCCATAACTTTGTCCACCTGAAGATATTCCAAACATACAGCGGCGCCCACGATATCCAGGATAGCATCTGTGGCACCAACTTCATGGAAATGAACCTTTTCTTTTTCTATGCCGTGTACCTGCGCTTCTGCCCCAGCCAGAACATCAAATATAGCCAGGCTCCTCTTCTTTACTGCCTCCGTTAAGGTACTCGCACAGATAATTCTCTCAATATCCGCTAAATGTCTGGCAGATGAGGATGGGACAAGGATTTCCACCCTTGTCCCTTGAATACCCATTTTTTGCTCAGATTGTATGGTGATGGAATAGTTCTCTGCCAAAGGCAGACGTGCGAGTTCAGCTAATAAATAGTCCTTATCCACGCCGAGGTCCAGTAAGGCGCCAAGATTCATATCCCCGCTTATTCCACTGAAACAGTCATAATATAAAATCTTCATGTAAACCCTGCTTATCCGTTTATATATCCACTAATGATTTTATCCTATCCTGAATTTATCGGCAAGTTCCTCCAACCGAGATGCCATCGCACTTAGCTCTTCGACATGCTGGACTGTTTCCGTCATCGTTGACATTTGTATATCTGCAGCATCATTGATAACTGTTGCTCTGTCCATAACCAGCTGGGCGTTACGTTCGGCGGCTTCTACCTCTTTAACAACATTATTGCCCTTACCGACAAGCTCGACGGTTCGATACGAGATTCCTTCAACCTTTACCTTAACGGTATTAAACGTCTGCTCGATGGTATCAAAGACTCTTCCAGCCTTCTCAACTTCTGCCGCACTCTGGTGGATGACCTGCGTTTGTCCGAGCATCAAATCGATGGTTTCTTCAATATTCGTGTTAATCTCAAGGATAAGCTGCTGTATTTCCTGCGTAGAGCGTGCCGACCCCTCCGCCAACTTGCGTATTTCATCGGCAACAACGGCAAATCCTCTGCCGCTTTCTCCGGCTCTGGCCGATTCTATCGCTGCATTCAGGGCTAACAAATTGGTTCTTTCTGCTATGTCTGTGATTGTATTAATAATATTACGAATTCTCTGGGAAGTTTCACCCAGTGCTTGGACTGCAACCCCAGTCTTCTGTGCTTTCTCGGTTAACACGTCCATCTGGAATTGAATTTCCCGCATCGCATAATGCCCATTCTCAGACGCCTTTTGAGCTTCTTTAGCTAAGACAAGAACATCACTTGACGCAGCAGAAATCTCTGTTATACCCACAGCCATATTTTCAATATCTCTAGTCGAAATCCGCGTCTTATCCAGGCTTGATTCCGAAGCCAGGGCAACTTCTTGAATACCTTCGCGAATATCTTCACTTGTTCTCGATAATTGATCTGTATGCTGTAAAACCGTCTCCAATGAGCCGGTAACTTGGCCTGCACTCTCTTTGGTAACTTTGATCAATTCGCTTAAGTTTCCAACCATTAAATTATAGGCTTTGACCATATCGCCAATCTCGCCTTGGATCTTATCTTCATACTTATGCTGAAAATCACCTTCGCCAATATAGTTCAAGAGGTTGGATACGGTTCCCAACGGCTTGACCATCTGCCTTGATACGATATAACCGCCGCCGATGGCAACCACCAAACAAACAAGTATAATAACAATATTGGTAACGACCATATTTTGTTTTGCTTTGGCACTGGCTTGAGCTGCTATGATAGTACCCTGCTTGGCAACCGGCTGTCCATTGATATCCTTCAGGACAGTGAATGACGTTAAATAGTTTGCATTCTTATAGTTTAATTCTATTGGCGGGGCATTGATATCCTTAATCATCCCAGTTAAATCTTTATTCGTTGTTAACGAAGGCTTCCCATCAAGCAGATATATCATTACTTCAGCGCCCGTAAGCTGTGTAACTGTCTTCAGATGCGCTTCTGTTAAATATTGACCAAAAATCAAATAACCTGAAGGGGATCCTTCTCCATTATTGTTTAATATTTGGCAGACAGCGACAAGGGCCAGCTTACCCGATGCTTGATAAAGACCATTAACAATTTTCTCTTGACCATGAGCTACCCTTTGCAGCAACGGATCGTTAAGCACGTTGGGGCTGAATTTCTCAGTACCGATGCTATCAATTACTTTACCGGATTTATCGCAAACTGCAACAAAATTCAAACTATAATCTTCGGCCGCAACGCTAACCAACTGTTCATTGATCCAAGCAAGGTCTTTGCTTTGAACTGCATTATAAGCATCTTCCCAGAACCCATAAGAGTTCACGCCCTGCCTGATTCTGTCGGCTAAGAAATCAACGGTCCTCTCATTGGCTTGTTGGGAGAACAACACTTGTTCCTGTTCGATCTTGGCAAGATCTTTGCTCACAAGATAATAGCTGATCAGACTGCCTGCTAATACCGGAATAAGCGTAAAAACCAATAGAATAATCTGGATCTGCTTCCGTAACGTCATTTCGCCCTCCGTAATATTATATT is a genomic window containing:
- the larC gene encoding nickel pincer cofactor biosynthesis protein LarC, which produces MKILYYDCFSGISGDMNLGALLDLGVDKDYLLAELARLPLAENYSITIQSEQKMGIQGTRVEILVPSSSARHLADIERIICASTLTEAVKKRSLAIFDVLAGAEAQVHGIEKEKVHFHEVGATDAILDIVGAAVCLEYLQVDKVMASSIELGGGFVRCEHGVLPVPAPAVTELLQGVPVKYGRVAFETTTPTGAAILKTIVQEYTDRPAFTANRIGYGIGKRDMEIPNVLRVYLGEIVEAQSQEGSLNDGFETETQWVLETNIDDMNPEWYEYIEEKLFAAGALDVSKTPMIMKKGRPGTLLRVLLKNSAIRLAETIILTETTAIGLRRYPVQKVMCKREIRQFQTKYGIIKVKFVILGGKEIKAKPEYADCKKLARENNVPLMMIYKELEKSMLLQNME
- a CDS encoding methyl-accepting chemotaxis protein, producing MTLRKQIQIILLVFTLIPVLAGSLISYYLVSKDLAKIEQEQVLFSQQANERTVDFLADRIRQGVNSYGFWEDAYNAVQSKDLAWINEQLVSVAAEDYSLNFVAVCDKSGKVIDSIGTEKFSPNVLNDPLLQRVAHGQEKIVNGLYQASGKLALVAVCQILNNNGEGSPSGYLIFGQYLTEAHLKTVTQLTGAEVMIYLLDGKPSLTTNKDLTGMIKDINAPPIELNYKNANYLTSFTVLKDINGQPVAKQGTIIAAQASAKAKQNMVVTNIVIILVCLVVAIGGGYIVSRQMVKPLGTVSNLLNYIGEGDFQHKYEDKIQGEIGDMVKAYNLMVGNLSELIKVTKESAGQVTGSLETVLQHTDQLSRTSEDIREGIQEVALASESSLDKTRISTRDIENMAVGITEISAASSDVLVLAKEAQKASENGHYAMREIQFQMDVLTEKAQKTGVAVQALGETSQRIRNIINTITDIAERTNLLALNAAIESARAGESGRGFAVVADEIRKLAEGSARSTQEIQQLILEINTNIEETIDLMLGQTQVIHQSAAEVEKAGRVFDTIEQTFNTVKVKVEGISYRTVELVGKGNNVVKEVEAAERNAQLVMDRATVINDAADIQMSTMTETVQHVEELSAMASRLEELADKFRIG